Proteins from a single region of Sphingopyxis sp. BSN-002:
- the pyrE gene encoding orotate phosphoribosyltransferase, with product MTDDEILAEFRAADALLQGHFLLSSGRHSEYYLQCARVLMDTERAGRLASALAAKLPRDLRQTIDLVVSPAMGGVIIGHEMGRALGKPAIFVERPTGTFELRRGFTIPDGAKVLMVEDVVTTGLSSREAMDAVRAAGGDVIAEAALVDRSAGSNIDLGVPFYPLVAINFPTYAPDELPPELAGSEAIKPGSRSVAA from the coding sequence ATGACCGACGACGAAATCCTGGCCGAATTCCGCGCCGCCGACGCCCTGCTGCAGGGACATTTCCTGCTCTCCTCGGGCCGCCACAGCGAATATTATCTGCAATGCGCGCGCGTGCTGATGGACACCGAGCGCGCCGGACGGCTCGCGTCGGCGCTCGCCGCCAAGCTGCCGCGCGACCTGCGCCAGACGATCGACCTCGTCGTTTCGCCCGCGATGGGCGGCGTGATCATCGGCCATGAGATGGGCCGCGCGCTCGGCAAGCCGGCGATCTTCGTCGAACGCCCGACCGGCACGTTCGAGCTGCGCCGCGGTTTCACCATCCCCGACGGCGCGAAGGTGCTGATGGTCGAGGATGTCGTGACGACCGGCCTTTCGTCGCGCGAAGCGATGGACGCGGTCCGCGCCGCGGGCGGCGACGTCATAGCCGAGGCCGCGCTGGTCGACCGGTCGGCCGGGAGCAACATCGACCTTGGCGTCCCCTTCTATCCGCTCGTTGCAATCAATTTCCCGACCTATGCACCCGATGAGTTGCCGCCCGAACTCGCGGGCAGCGAAGCGATCAAGCCCGGGAGCCGGAGCGTAGCGGCTTGA
- a CDS encoding AI-2E family transporter, translating to MAATTGKPAATRAKATAKAAPAAQDDHKEAPGPTEIRSQLVRSELLKAGVWLGLALLIGVCIILIQPILLIFAGIVVAAILDGGTRLLGRVLPIGRGWRLLIVCLSLVAFLAWTVMFAGSQIADQAATLQTVVMSQVERIAAWASEHGMGDLQFDTKTITDNIAGTVGRVTAAVGTVLGALTSLVMVVVLGIFIAIEPRLYERGVAWMLPMKSRENFYITTARMGFTLRRLMAGRLLGMVVEGIGTWLACLAVGIPMAALMGLLTGLLAFIPNIGAIVSGVLLVLVGFSAGTDAGLWAIAIYFTVQTVDGYLIVPMVAKQTVDLAPALVLGAQILFGALLGIMGLFLADPIVAMIKVALEREAERNAGVAKTKAAAGT from the coding sequence ATGGCGGCGACGACAGGAAAACCGGCTGCGACACGCGCCAAAGCCACCGCCAAGGCCGCGCCCGCCGCTCAGGACGATCACAAGGAAGCACCCGGGCCGACCGAAATCCGGAGCCAGCTTGTCCGCAGCGAATTGCTGAAGGCCGGCGTCTGGCTGGGGCTGGCGCTGCTCATCGGCGTCTGCATCATCCTGATCCAGCCGATCCTGCTGATCTTTGCCGGCATCGTCGTCGCGGCGATTCTCGATGGCGGCACCCGCCTGCTCGGCCGCGTCCTGCCGATCGGGCGCGGCTGGCGCCTGCTGATCGTTTGCCTGTCGCTCGTCGCCTTCCTCGCATGGACGGTGATGTTCGCGGGCTCGCAGATCGCCGATCAGGCCGCGACCCTGCAGACGGTCGTGATGAGCCAGGTCGAACGCATCGCGGCATGGGCCAGCGAACATGGAATGGGCGACCTTCAGTTCGACACAAAGACGATCACCGACAATATCGCAGGCACCGTCGGACGCGTCACGGCGGCGGTCGGCACCGTGCTCGGCGCGCTCACCAGCCTCGTGATGGTCGTCGTGCTGGGCATCTTCATCGCGATCGAACCGCGGCTTTATGAGCGCGGCGTCGCGTGGATGCTGCCGATGAAGAGCCGCGAGAATTTCTACATCACCACCGCGCGCATGGGCTTCACGCTGCGCCGTCTGATGGCAGGGCGCCTGCTCGGCATGGTGGTCGAGGGCATCGGGACCTGGCTCGCTTGCCTGGCGGTCGGGATTCCGATGGCGGCGCTGATGGGCCTGCTCACCGGCCTGCTCGCCTTCATTCCCAATATCGGAGCAATCGTGTCGGGCGTGCTCCTCGTTCTCGTCGGCTTCTCGGCCGGGACCGACGCCGGACTTTGGGCGATCGCAATCTATTTCACCGTCCAGACGGTCGACGGCTATCTGATCGTGCCGATGGTCGCGAAGCAGACGGTCGACCTCGCCCCCGCCCTCGTCCTTGGCGCGCAGATCCTGTTCGGCGCCTTGCTGGGGATCATGGGGCTGTTCCTTGCCGACCCGATCGTCGCCATGATCAAGGTCGCGCTGGAGCGCGAGGCCGAACGCAACGCGGGCGTCGCCAAAACGAAAGCGGCGGCGGGCACCTGA
- a CDS encoding pyridoxine 5'-phosphate synthase — MSALTSRLRLGVNIDHVATIRNARGGDHPDPVRAAEIVAAFGGDGITAHLREDRRHIRDDDLARIQAATTLPLNLEMAATDEMLEIALRHMPHAACIVPEKREERTTEGGLDAAGQHNHLAPIVGRLNDAGIRVSLFIEPDPRQIEAAMRLKVPVVEFHTGRYAHVEGEERAAELRRIADAAALAWKNGIEPHAGHGLTYDNVVPIAAIPQLAELNIGHYLIGEAIFTGLEHAIGRMRGLMDEARG, encoded by the coding sequence TTGAGCGCCCTCACCTCCAGACTGCGGCTCGGCGTCAACATCGACCATGTCGCAACGATCCGCAACGCGCGCGGCGGCGACCATCCCGATCCCGTGCGCGCGGCGGAGATCGTCGCGGCGTTCGGCGGTGACGGCATCACCGCGCATTTGCGCGAGGACCGGCGCCACATCCGCGACGACGATCTCGCGCGCATCCAGGCGGCGACCACCCTGCCCCTCAATCTCGAGATGGCGGCGACCGACGAGATGCTCGAGATCGCGCTTCGCCATATGCCGCATGCCGCGTGCATCGTGCCCGAGAAGCGCGAGGAGCGCACGACCGAGGGCGGGCTCGACGCTGCGGGGCAGCATAATCACCTCGCGCCCATCGTCGGGCGTCTCAACGACGCGGGCATCCGCGTCAGCCTGTTCATCGAACCCGACCCGCGTCAGATCGAGGCCGCGATGCGCCTGAAAGTGCCTGTCGTCGAATTCCACACCGGCCGCTACGCGCATGTCGAGGGCGAGGAGCGCGCCGCCGAGTTGCGCCGCATCGCCGACGCCGCCGCGCTCGCCTGGAAGAACGGCATCGAACCGCACGCCGGCCACGGCCTGACCTATGACAATGTCGTGCCGATCGCCGCGATCCCGCAGCTCGCAGAACTCAACATCGGCCATTATCTGATCGGCGAGGCGATCTTCACCGGTCTCGAACACGCGATCGGGCGCATGCGCGGCCTGATGGACGAGGCGCGCGGGTGA
- a CDS encoding amidohydrolase family protein, with protein sequence MRTIGLVAAAAAALLSGTAYAKTTIIYAGRVITDAGNAPEGPSTVTVTDDRITSITPGRAAAPADAEVVDLGDKTLLPGLIDLHVHLTGDPGGDYRSEAVDPDEWGVVVGAKNARVTLRAGFTTVREAGSAQYTAFSLRRGTAEGLIEGPRIIAAGPPLSIIGGHGDVTGFREDIHAVLDQGYTCTGAVECAEKVRKASRAGADVIKITATGGVLSQQGRGLEGHFSNAELESIATTAHSLGLKVMAHAHGARGIESAAAAGIDSIEHGTFADEAALKVMKAKGTYMVPTLMAFEGIRERLGKGIYTPTVETKVRMTLNDVGKAVGRAKALGVPIAFGTDAGVFEHGRNAGEFALLVKYGLTPREALASATTVAAKLLSMEGEIGRIAPGMSADMIAVNGDPLSDVTTLEKVDWVMVRGRIAD encoded by the coding sequence ATGCGCACAATCGGACTGGTCGCTGCCGCGGCCGCCGCACTGCTGAGCGGCACGGCGTACGCCAAAACCACCATCATCTACGCCGGCCGCGTCATCACCGACGCGGGCAATGCGCCCGAAGGCCCGTCGACCGTCACGGTCACCGACGACCGCATTACCTCGATCACGCCCGGCCGCGCCGCCGCGCCGGCCGACGCCGAAGTCGTCGATCTCGGCGACAAGACGCTGCTTCCCGGTCTCATCGACCTCCACGTCCATCTGACCGGCGATCCCGGTGGCGATTATCGCAGCGAGGCGGTCGATCCCGACGAATGGGGCGTCGTTGTCGGCGCGAAAAACGCCCGAGTCACGCTCCGCGCCGGCTTCACCACCGTGCGCGAAGCCGGGTCGGCACAATATACCGCCTTCTCGCTCCGCCGCGGCACCGCCGAGGGCTTGATCGAGGGGCCGCGCATCATTGCTGCCGGCCCACCGCTGTCGATCATCGGGGGCCATGGTGACGTCACCGGCTTCCGCGAGGATATCCACGCCGTGCTCGATCAGGGCTATACCTGCACCGGCGCGGTCGAATGCGCCGAAAAGGTCCGCAAGGCCTCGCGCGCCGGCGCGGATGTCATCAAGATCACCGCGACCGGCGGCGTCCTGTCGCAGCAGGGTCGCGGGCTGGAAGGCCATTTCTCGAACGCCGAACTCGAAAGCATCGCCACGACCGCGCATTCGCTGGGGCTGAAGGTCATGGCGCATGCGCACGGCGCGCGCGGGATCGAATCCGCCGCCGCCGCCGGCATCGACAGCATCGAGCACGGTACCTTCGCCGACGAGGCCGCGCTCAAGGTCATGAAGGCGAAGGGCACCTATATGGTCCCGACGCTGATGGCGTTCGAGGGCATCCGCGAACGGCTCGGCAAAGGCATCTATACCCCGACGGTCGAGACCAAGGTCCGTATGACGCTGAACGACGTCGGCAAGGCCGTGGGCCGTGCGAAGGCGCTGGGCGTCCCCATAGCCTTCGGCACCGATGCAGGGGTGTTCGAGCACGGCCGCAACGCCGGCGAGTTCGCGCTCCTCGTCAAATATGGCCTCACCCCGCGCGAGGCGCTGGCCAGCGCAACGACGGTCGCCGCGAAGCTGCTGTCGATGGAAGGCGAGATCGGCCGCATTGCACCCGGCATGTCCGCCGACATGATTGCGGTGAACGGCGATCCGCTGAGCGACGTGACGACGCTGGAGAAGGTCGACTGGGTAATGGTCCGCGGCCGGATCGCCGACTAG
- the coxB gene encoding cytochrome c oxidase subunit II — protein sequence MKSLKTSLQTIAIAAALSLGAMGAAHAAAPAAAPAAAPAVTTAATPAPATPDAAATTAAPAPADAAKAAVPAGDATYVPMKPAPCPEGAKNCEGQPTPGGYDFQPQVTPLGQQALWFNHMLLLPIITIISLFVLGLMLWAIIRYRAKANPVPSKTTHNTLIEVLWTAIPVLILAVVAVPSIKLLAAQYEPAKKDALTIKVTGYQWYWGYAYPDQGIAEYVSKILPEDKAKAAGEPYHLAVDNRMVVPVGRQVKLIVTGADVIHSFAVPAFWTKMDAVPGRANEVTFTPTKVGVYYGQCSELCGVDHGYMPIAVEVLPVEKWEAWVRSKGGNPKPAPAAPAAAAPAPAAPAPATTAPAADAPAAATTEAAPAAAPAAAPAAKK from the coding sequence ATGAAGAGCTTGAAAACCAGCTTGCAAACCATTGCAATCGCAGCGGCTTTGTCGCTCGGCGCAATGGGCGCCGCGCACGCGGCGGCTCCGGCGGCGGCACCTGCCGCGGCCCCGGCAGTCACCACCGCGGCGACTCCGGCACCGGCAACACCCGATGCGGCGGCGACCACGGCCGCTCCGGCGCCGGCCGACGCAGCGAAGGCCGCCGTTCCGGCTGGCGACGCGACCTATGTGCCGATGAAGCCTGCTCCGTGCCCCGAAGGCGCGAAGAACTGCGAAGGGCAGCCGACGCCCGGCGGTTACGATTTCCAGCCGCAGGTGACGCCGCTCGGACAGCAGGCGCTGTGGTTCAACCACATGCTGCTGTTGCCGATCATCACGATCATCTCGCTGTTCGTGCTCGGCCTGATGCTCTGGGCGATCATCCGTTATCGCGCCAAGGCGAACCCGGTCCCGTCGAAGACGACGCACAACACGCTCATCGAGGTGCTGTGGACTGCCATCCCCGTCCTGATCCTCGCCGTGGTCGCAGTCCCGTCGATCAAGCTTCTCGCCGCACAGTACGAGCCGGCGAAGAAGGATGCGCTGACGATCAAGGTCACCGGCTACCAATGGTATTGGGGTTACGCCTATCCCGACCAGGGCATTGCCGAATATGTCTCGAAGATCCTGCCCGAGGACAAGGCGAAGGCCGCCGGCGAACCCTATCACCTTGCGGTCGACAATCGCATGGTCGTTCCGGTGGGCCGTCAGGTGAAGCTGATCGTGACCGGCGCAGACGTGATCCACAGCTTCGCGGTTCCGGCCTTCTGGACCAAGATGGACGCGGTCCCGGGTCGTGCCAATGAAGTCACCTTCACCCCGACCAAGGTCGGCGTCTATTACGGTCAGTGTTCGGAGCTTTGCGGCGTCGATCACGGCTATATGCCGATCGCGGTCGAAGTGCTGCCGGTCGAGAAGTGGGAAGCCTGGGTCCGCTCGAAGGGTGGCAATCCCAAGCCCGCACCCGCGGCTCCGGCCGCTGCAGCGCCGGCGCCCGCCGCCCCGGCTCCCGCCACCACCGCTCCGGCCGCCGATGCACCGGCCGCCGCCACGACCGAAGCAGCGCCGGCTGCGGCTCCCGCCGCTGCTCCGGCTGCCAAGAAATAA
- a CDS encoding (2Fe-2S)-binding protein translates to MTRFSVNDRPVEYRMDPETPLLWALRDASNLTGTKYGCGTGECGACTVDIDGEAIRSCMVTIAECEGRFVTTIEALSRDRSHPVQQAWVAEQVPQCGFCQSGMIMAAAALLRKNSNPSDAEIDAAMTNICRCGTYPRIRTAIRRAGRVLRGEERLAVAPPPGIRPADAALAVPALKKPQAD, encoded by the coding sequence ATGACGAGATTTTCGGTCAACGACCGGCCGGTCGAATATCGCATGGATCCCGAAACGCCCCTGCTGTGGGCGCTGCGCGACGCATCGAACCTGACGGGCACCAAATATGGCTGCGGCACCGGCGAATGCGGCGCGTGCACCGTCGATATCGACGGCGAGGCGATCCGCAGCTGCATGGTCACGATCGCCGAATGCGAAGGTCGCTTCGTCACGACGATCGAGGCGCTGTCGCGCGACCGCAGCCACCCGGTGCAGCAGGCGTGGGTCGCCGAACAGGTGCCGCAGTGCGGCTTCTGTCAGTCGGGAATGATCATGGCCGCCGCCGCGCTGCTGCGAAAGAACAGCAATCCGAGCGACGCGGAGATCGACGCCGCGATGACCAACATCTGCCGCTGCGGCACCTATCCGCGCATCCGCACGGCGATCCGCCGCGCCGGGCGCGTCCTGCGCGGCGAGGAACGTCTGGCCGTGGCACCCCCGCCCGGCATCCGGCCGGCCGATGCCGCCCTTGCCGTTCCGGCGCTGAAGAAACCCCAGGCCGACTGA
- the acpS gene encoding holo-ACP synthase, producing MIIGLGSDLCNIERIQNSLDRFGERFENRVFTDIERAKAARRPFTRAGTYAKRFAAKEAFSKAVGTGFKRGVFMKDIGVVNAPSGAPTLALTGGAAARLAEMIPAGHSAHIHLTLTDDHPWAQAFVIIEAIKD from the coding sequence ATGATCATCGGCCTCGGCTCCGACCTCTGCAATATCGAGCGAATCCAGAATTCGCTCGACCGCTTCGGCGAACGCTTCGAAAATCGTGTGTTCACCGACATCGAGCGCGCCAAGGCGGCGCGGCGCCCCTTCACCCGCGCCGGCACCTACGCCAAGCGCTTTGCGGCGAAGGAAGCCTTTTCGAAAGCGGTCGGCACCGGCTTCAAGCGCGGCGTGTTCATGAAGGACATCGGCGTCGTCAACGCCCCCTCGGGTGCGCCGACGCTGGCCCTCACCGGCGGCGCTGCGGCGCGGCTCGCCGAGATGATCCCGGCGGGACACAGCGCGCATATCCATCTGACACTGACCGACGACCATCCCTGGGCGCAGGCTTTCGTCATCATCGAAGCGATCAAGGATTGA
- a CDS encoding class II aldolase/adducin family protein, producing MATQLKRNSKYSEAEWTARQELAACYRIFAMMGWDEMIFNHITVKLEDQEGAFLINPYGMHFSEVTASSLIKIDIDGNKLDEDNPWHVNKAGFVQHSLFHRVLPDAHAIIHTHTTATMAVCGLEGGLQPTNFYACNFMGQLAYHDFEGVTVREEEGARLVEHLGNKRILMLRNHGPVVMGKSLSDAFIKYWALQRACEIQLATMSMGKPILVDEEVIKVHQRDLYMAAIPGQSGKAEFDAMVRKVDKIDTSWRD from the coding sequence ATGGCGACCCAGCTCAAGCGCAACAGCAAATATAGCGAAGCCGAGTGGACGGCGAGGCAGGAACTGGCCGCCTGCTACCGCATCTTCGCGATGATGGGCTGGGACGAGATGATCTTCAACCACATCACGGTGAAGCTGGAAGATCAGGAAGGCGCTTTCCTGATCAACCCCTATGGCATGCACTTCAGCGAAGTCACGGCGTCGAGCCTGATCAAGATCGACATCGACGGCAACAAGCTGGACGAGGACAATCCCTGGCACGTCAACAAGGCGGGCTTTGTCCAGCACAGCCTGTTCCACCGCGTCCTGCCCGACGCGCATGCGATCATCCACACGCACACGACGGCAACGATGGCGGTTTGCGGGCTCGAAGGCGGACTGCAGCCGACGAACTTCTATGCCTGCAACTTCATGGGCCAGCTCGCCTATCACGACTTTGAAGGCGTGACCGTCCGTGAGGAAGAAGGCGCTCGGCTTGTCGAGCATCTCGGCAACAAGCGCATCCTGATGCTGCGCAATCACGGCCCTGTCGTGATGGGCAAGTCGCTGTCCGATGCCTTCATCAAATATTGGGCGCTGCAGCGCGCGTGCGAGATCCAGCTCGCGACGATGAGCATGGGCAAGCCGATCCTCGTCGACGAAGAGGTGATCAAGGTCCATCAGCGCGACCTCTATATGGCGGCGATCCCGGGCCAGTCGGGCAAGGCCGAGTTCGACGCGATGGTGCGCAAGGTCGACAAGATCGACACAAGCTGGCGTGACTAA
- a CDS encoding FKBP-type peptidyl-prolyl cis-trans isomerase has product MSVTTVPLRPVSKGGLWLMWIGLIALLVAGVAFAFQGTPRIGFETVKAGTGASPTAADVVLVKYEGKLDDGTVFDANEQAPMQVSQVVPGFSQALTRMQKGGKYKISIPPSLGYGDRAVGPIPANSTLHFDIELLDFRSEAEVRAMQQMMQQGGPGGAPGAPVPAPAPPQ; this is encoded by the coding sequence ATGAGCGTAACGACGGTTCCACTGCGCCCGGTGAGCAAGGGCGGGCTGTGGCTGATGTGGATCGGCCTTATCGCGCTGCTCGTCGCCGGCGTCGCCTTTGCCTTCCAGGGCACTCCGCGCATCGGATTCGAGACCGTCAAGGCGGGCACTGGCGCGAGCCCGACGGCCGCCGACGTCGTTCTGGTGAAATATGAGGGCAAGCTCGACGACGGCACGGTCTTCGACGCCAACGAACAGGCACCGATGCAGGTGTCGCAGGTCGTTCCCGGCTTCTCGCAGGCGCTGACCCGCATGCAGAAGGGCGGCAAATACAAGATCAGCATTCCGCCGTCGCTCGGCTATGGCGATCGCGCGGTCGGACCGATCCCCGCCAACAGCACGCTGCACTTCGATATCGAACTGCTCGACTTCCGCTCGGAAGCCGAAGTTCGCGCGATGCAGCAGATGATGCAGCAGGGCGGCCCCGGCGGCGCACCCGGCGCGCCGGTTCCGGCCCCTGCGCCGCCGCAGTAA
- the rpsU gene encoding 30S ribosomal protein S21, with product MQIIVRDNNVDQALRALKKKLQREGVYREMKLRRHYEKPSEKRARERAAAVRRARKMERKRMERDGIK from the coding sequence ATGCAGATCATCGTTCGCGACAATAATGTCGACCAGGCCCTTCGCGCGCTCAAGAAGAAGCTGCAGCGTGAGGGCGTGTATCGCGAAATGAAGCTGCGCCGTCACTACGAGAAGCCCAGCGAAAAGCGCGCCCGTGAGCGTGCCGCCGCTGTCCGCCGCGCCCGCAAGATGGAGCGCAAGCGGATGGAGCGCGACGGTATCAAGTAA
- a CDS encoding RcnB family protein: MKKTLGGLLIAATILTPIAPAAAQANGERIQIAQRGDRGGERGPRGPEARRGGNWNGGNNGGGQRVERQRPQSAPQTQQVQQAPRPDRGDRGNRGGNGWNGQRQGGGDRQWQGQRGTTQRPVVQQQRPVVQQQRVTGQRGTYDRNRDGRTDRQWDRNRDGQVDRRWDQNRNGQVDRRYDRNRNGDLDRRWDRNNDNRVDRRYDRNRNGTVDRRYRDGRPGNNWNRDWRSDRRYDWHSYRDRNRNYYRMPRYYNPYRGYGYTRFSIGFSLNSLFYSQRYWINDPWYYRLPPAYGDYRWVRYYDDALLVDVYSGQVVDVIYDFFW, encoded by the coding sequence ATGAAGAAGACCCTTGGAGGATTGCTGATCGCAGCGACGATCCTCACCCCCATCGCGCCCGCCGCCGCCCAGGCGAACGGCGAGCGCATCCAGATTGCCCAGCGCGGTGATCGCGGCGGCGAGCGCGGTCCGCGCGGCCCCGAAGCACGCCGCGGCGGCAACTGGAACGGCGGCAACAACGGCGGCGGCCAGCGCGTCGAGCGCCAGCGTCCGCAGAGTGCGCCGCAGACGCAGCAGGTCCAGCAGGCTCCGCGCCCTGATCGCGGTGACCGCGGCAACCGTGGCGGCAATGGCTGGAACGGCCAGCGGCAGGGCGGCGGCGACCGCCAGTGGCAGGGCCAGCGCGGCACCACGCAGCGCCCGGTCGTCCAGCAGCAGCGCCCCGTTGTGCAGCAGCAGCGCGTGACCGGCCAGCGTGGCACGTACGATCGCAACCGCGATGGCCGCACCGATCGCCAGTGGGATCGCAACCGCGACGGCCAAGTCGACCGCCGCTGGGACCAGAACCGTAATGGTCAGGTCGACCGCCGCTATGACCGCAACCGCAACGGCGACCTCGATCGCCGCTGGGACCGGAACAACGACAACCGCGTCGATCGCCGCTACGACCGGAATCGCAACGGCACCGTCGACCGGCGCTATCGCGACGGCCGCCCCGGTAACAACTGGAACCGCGACTGGCGCAGCGACCGCCGCTACGACTGGCACAGCTATCGCGACCGCAACCGGAACTACTACCGGATGCCGCGCTATTACAACCCGTACCGCGGCTATGGCTACACGCGCTTCAGCATCGGTTTCTCGCTGAACTCGCTCTTCTATAGCCAGCGCTACTGGATCAACGATCCCTGGTACTATCGCCTGCCGCCGGCGTACGGCGACTATCGCTGGGTCCGCTATTATGACGATGCGCTGCTCGTCGACGTCTACAGCGGCCAGGTGGTCGACGTGATCTACGATTTCTTCTGGTAA
- the lepB gene encoding signal peptidase I → MAKSASDEETSWGKLIRDIVVIVVLVLGIHSCVAKPFYIPSDSMMPILRNGDRLVVSKYPYGWSYASVSFHLAPKIAGRLFGKLPERGDIVVLEHPVTRVDYIKRVIGLPGDTIELRGGALIINGKPIRREVQPMLAVPVDDNMPGPDSSLGRFIGKDAAGKDVLELPVVRETLPGGATFDTIDMGPGYMTDDYGPVKVPADHLFLMGDNRDGSADSRVSVERKGLGGPVPFDAIAGRAEIISFSTDGTAEWYNPLSWFKALRSDRAGTNLRPEHDAKAK, encoded by the coding sequence ATGGCGAAAAGTGCGAGTGACGAAGAGACGAGCTGGGGCAAGCTGATCCGCGACATCGTGGTGATCGTCGTACTTGTGCTCGGCATTCACAGCTGCGTCGCCAAGCCCTTCTATATCCCCTCGGACTCGATGATGCCGATATTGCGGAACGGCGACCGGCTGGTCGTGTCCAAATATCCCTATGGCTGGTCCTATGCTTCGGTGAGCTTTCACCTCGCGCCGAAGATCGCGGGACGCCTGTTCGGCAAGTTGCCCGAACGCGGCGATATCGTCGTGCTCGAACATCCGGTGACGCGCGTCGACTATATCAAGCGCGTGATTGGCCTGCCCGGCGACACGATCGAGCTGCGTGGCGGTGCGCTGATCATCAACGGCAAGCCGATCAGGCGCGAAGTGCAGCCGATGCTCGCCGTTCCGGTCGACGACAATATGCCCGGCCCCGACAGCAGCCTCGGCCGGTTCATCGGCAAGGACGCGGCCGGCAAGGACGTGCTCGAACTGCCGGTCGTACGTGAGACGCTGCCCGGCGGCGCGACCTTCGATACGATCGACATGGGCCCGGGTTACATGACCGACGACTATGGACCGGTCAAAGTCCCCGCCGACCATCTGTTCCTGATGGGCGACAACCGCGACGGCAGCGCCGACAGCCGCGTGTCCGTCGAGCGCAAGGGCCTGGGAGGCCCGGTTCCGTTCGATGCGATCGCGGGCCGGGCCGAGATCATCAGCTTTTCGACCGACGGCACGGCGGAATGGTATAACCCGCTAAGCTGGTTCAAGGCGCTCAGATCGGATCGTGCGGGAACCAACCTGCGTCCCGAACATGATGCCAAGGCGAAATAG